TTGAAACTCGCCTGGCGGCAGGCAGTACCGATTAGCGTGGCTGGCGTGTAGCGGTTGAGCAAAGATGTCCTGCGAGCACCTGCGAGGGCGACAAAGGTTTGGGGGCAGGCGTGGCCGCCCGTTGCTTTGCCGCAGGTCGGCGCATCGGCGCGCCCTGCGCCGTCGTCGCTGCGATCATCATGGCAAGCGCGCCTGATAAGAGCGCCAAGCGTCCGGTCTTCATAGCTCTATTCCCCGTTCGCCATCTTCACGCCCCCCGTAACGATGATCGCTCTCGATAGAACAGGCTGATGGCGGGGGGCAATGGCATAGTTCGCGATCGCAGCCCTCGGGGCCGGGCCCCAGGCGGTCCTCCCTTACTCGTGTAGTGTCTGCCGGGCTTGCGATCCGGGTGGGCGAGGCGGTACGATGCGCCGACGGCCTAGTCACCTGAATCCGAAGTTCGGCTCATTGTTTTTTGGCAGAAGCGTCTGACCGAGGCGAGGATATCGTCGGCGGATTTGACCCATTTGTAGGGCTTGGGTTTTTCGTTGTGAGCGGCGATGAAGGCGGCGATATCGGCTTCGAGTTCGGCCGTTGAGCGGTGGACGGCTCGCTGCAATTGCTTGCGCGTCAACTCGGCGAACCAGCGTTCGACCTGATTGATCCACGATGCTGACGTCGGCGTGAAGTGCACGTGCCAGTGCGGACGACGGGCGAGCCAGGCCTTGATCCGGGGCGTCTTGTGGGTGGCGTAGTTGTCCATCACAAGGTGGACCTCGGGGCCTTTGGGCATTGCCGCATCGATCTGCTTGAGAAAATCGAGGAACTCTGTCGCGCGATGCCGCTTGTAGCATTTTCCGATCACGGCGCCCGTGGCAATGTCGAGCGCGGCGAACAGCGATGTCGTGCCGTTGCGGACGTAGGTATGGGTGCGTCGCTCGGGTATGCCGGGCGCCATCGGCAATACCGGCTGTTCGCGATCGAGTGCCTGGATTTGCGATTTCTCGTCCACGCATAGCACCACCGCACGGTTCGGAGGTGACAGGTACAGCCCGACGATGTCCTGCACCTTGTCGACGAACAGTGGATCACTCGACAGTTTGAACGTCTCCGAGCGGTGCGGCTGCAGGCCGAATGCGACCCAGATACGGCGGATCGTCGTGTGCGACAGACCAGCCTCCGCCGCCATCGAACGGATCGACCAATGCGTAGCATCCTTGGGCGTGGTGTTCAGCGTGCGCTCGATTACTTGCGCGACTTGCGCATCGCTCACCGTGCGCGGCCGACCCGCCCGATACTCGTCGGTCAGCCCTTCAACGCCGGCTTGCGCAAAACGACGACGCCACTTGCCGACCGTGTGCTCGTGAACCCCAAGCCGCTCGGCAACCTCCTTGCTCTGCAGCCCGTCCGCGCAAAGCAGGACCATCCGGCAGCGGTCCGATAACGAGCGAGGTGCCTTGTGACGCCGCACCTGCGATTCCAGAAACGTGCGTTCAGCGGCACTCAATGCCAACACGTCCGCCTGACGACCAACCATCCATGCCTCCTGCCACCACCAAGAAGCATATACAATGTAACTTATTTCAGTTCCAGGTGACTAGCTGTCCAGGCCACACCGTGAACCGCCGCGAGTTTACCGGAGGCTTATAATCTTAACAGTTCAGCAAGCCAACCGTCAGCTTGTCGGGATTAAAAATCGGCGGCTAAACGGCCGGGATGTGTCGCGGTATTATTCGCAGCCGATCCCGTCGCCATCTCGATCCAGGTGACGCCCATATCCCGGATCGCCCGCGCGAACCGGCGCAGCTCCAGCGGCCCGGGCAGCGGCACAGTTGCGGAATGCGCCGCCTCCCGCGCTTGATAAAGCTTGGCGCGGTGGTTGTGACGGGACGTGCCGATGGCAATGATAGCCGCCCGTACGCCTATCGTTGTGGCAACCCTCAGCGTTCAGTCCGCCTGGATGGCCGTGAACTGAAAATGAGGCTGCCAACACCAAGGCTAGGCCTGAGGCGGTCAACCTTCGCACCATTTTGCTCACCTCGATCCGATCAAGCATGTCGTTTCAAAGGATTCAGAGCTTCAGTGTCGCGGCTAGCTTTCGGAATTTCTCGACATCCTTATCGAAGAAATAAAGGGCGGGAGCTTCGTAGATCACTAGGAAAAGTTGGCCGTTGACCATTGCGCCGATGCCTTCGCCCTTGCGCTGAACCTCGTCATCGGCGCGTGAAAAGGCATAGGTGAAGCGAATTCCCTTATTTCCATCAAGAAGTGCCGGCTCTTGGGTGTCGATCTGCATCTGGTTGACCGAGAACTGGCTGCGATAGGTCGATTCCAACAACGCTGGAATGTCCGTGATCAGCATATTGCCCGCGACCTTGGGCAACGGACGGTTCTTCCGATCAATCTCGCGCAGCAACGGCTCGCCTACTGGGATGCCGCCAAAAAATGAGACTTTGTTCAGCGAATCGCCGTCCAGCGTCCACAACTCGACGTTCTTGCCGTCCTTGCGGCTCAGCCGATTCCATTCGCCATCCGGGGTCGCTGACAATCGGGATTTAGCGATGCCTGCCTTTAGGCCGGGGGCAATAAGGGAGTTGGCGATTGCCGGCGACGCGATGAGGCTGAAAATGGCCGCGATGATTACAGTGCGCATGATCAAAATTCCTTAGTTCGCCATGAGGGCTTGGATCGCCTTGGCATCCGATGCCTCTGGACGGGCGGTAAGATAGGCAGATAGCGCAGCGCGTGCCTCGTCGGTCTGGCCGTTTCGCATCAGTGAGAGGCCAAGATTGCGGTCGAGTTCGGGTTCGGCATAACCGGCCTCCTTGGCTTGGCGATAAAATTGGCTCGCCAGTTGCAGGTCTCGCGGATTTGCGCGCGCCCGATATAATTCCGCTCGGGCAAAGAGGAGGTCACCTGTCCAGCCGGTTCGTTGAGCAAGATTGTCGAGGATATACTGGCTACCGCCGAAATCATTGAGTTTGGTTTGAGCGGCCAGGAAGCGCGGAAGATAGGGTTTTACCGCCTCGTTGAATTCCTTCGCCCTTGCGTCGCCGCCGGGAGGTAGCTTTGCCGCTTCAGCGGCAAGATAGGTGGCCCGTTGGAGCGATGCGGGATGTGTGTCGAAGAATCCCGCGGAATATTTCACCTTCGCCTTTTGATTGCGTCCGGCTGACGTTGCATCCGCTTCGGCCATTAGCGATCTCCACACTTCTGCTGCGGCCGCTGAAGGATAGCCAGACTGCGCAAGATATTTCAGTCCGAGGAGATCGGCTTCCGTTTCTTGCGCGCGGTTGAACTGATACATCGACCCAAGCAGCGTCAGATTTGTATCGCCGATCGGCGTATTGCTGATGCCGCCCAATACCGTGATCCACGCCATCGCATCACCGGTGCCTCGCCGGTTCTTGAAGCCGTTAAGGCCATGGCGCAGTTCGAAATGAGCAAATTCATGACCAAGAACGGCAGCCAGCTCTGCTTCGCTCCGTGATCTTAGCAGTAGGCCGGATTGCACCTGCATGGCGCCGTTAGCCATCATCGAAGCGTTAAAATCAGGAACTTCCATCGCGTATATGCGAATGCCCTTGCATCGATCCGAGCCGACTTCACGGCAGAGGACATCCAGCAGATAAGCCTCCAGCTTGCCTTCTCGAATCCGGAGCGGGCTGTCCCGCAGCTGCCTTTCGATCTCATCTGCCTGCATCCACTGGCCACGCTCGTCGACCGTGGTCGGTTCATAAGCCGGTGTATAAGGCGGAAGTGCAAACTTTTCTGCTGCTTGGGCCGGCGATACCGCGCAAAGACCGGCCAATAATGCGACCGCTGAAAGGATCCGCTTCATGTCACTGTCCCGCAAGGGCAACTTCGGCCGGTTTGCCTGGGAACCCTTCGAGCAGCTGCTTCACCCGCTTTTGCGCCCCTTCGGCTGTTCGAACGTCGCCGCCCATTTGACGGTCCGCGTTAAGCCACACAAGTTGACCTGTCTTCAGATCTACAAGTCCAGCGTGCCCCACATGAACACCAGACGTTACCCCCACGCCCCCGAGCATTCCGACGATCTGCAGCACTTTTCGGCCGGTAGACCCATATTCATCATGGGTGGAGATGAAGAGCGCATAATCTGCGCCCTCAAGCGATTTCAATGACGCGATCCCCGGACCGATTGCCCATTCAAAGCCTTTATCACGCTTCTTGGTGGGAAGCCGATTTCCTGGAAAGAACTGATATTCGATCACAGAGTCAGCGACAGCGCTGAACAGGTGCGAATATTGAGTGACGATTGGCCCTTCGCCGCTGGCGGCTTCGGAATAGGCCACTACCTGATTACCGAGCTGAGATTGAGCCTGAGCCAGCGCAGCGGCGATATTCTCGCGAGCCTGGTTCGTCCAGTCAGCGTTGGGTTCGTACATGCCGCCCGTCGACTGCTCGCCCGCACCAATAACGGGGCGCATGAGGACGATCCTCGCAGTGCCGGGCTTCAACGAGAAGCCTTCCTTATTGCCGGTTTTCTCTTGTCCGAGCGCCGCCGATGAAGCGCAAAGCGCAAGCGCGAGCAAAGTTGCCCGCGCGCAATGATTGAGTCGCACTAACACCCCCTGTAATACCCCAGCCCTTCCTAACTAACTGATGTACGCAGGTAAATACTGCTGAATCCTAAACATGCGAAATGCGCTTATGATCACGCCAGAAATCGAGATAATAAGCCAAAGCTTGGGTTTCCGCCCAGGATTTCATAAGCTTTCTCCTGTCGATAGCTTGCAATGCGCTCATCCTTGGTGAATTTGTTGAAGCTGCCGAATTTGAGGGGGAATATATGAGCGCTCCGATTGGAAGCACGAGTGACGCGGCCTCAAATGAGACCAGACCGAGCGGCCGCAATATCGTCATCTTCTCCGATGGCACCGGCCAGGATGGCAGCGTCCGCGCTGACCAACGGCTTAGCAACATTTACAAGATGTATCGCGCCGCGCGCGTGGGGTCGGATAACAGCATTAATCCAACCGAGCAGGTAGTTTTTTACGACCCGGGTCTGGGAACGGAGACGAGCGCCGTTGGGGTGACCGGCATGCGAAGGACGATCACGAAGCTCATTTCGTCGGTCACGGGGCGTGGCATCACCACCAACATTGCCGACTGTTATGAATTCATCATCAATCATTATCGGCCCGGGGATCGCATCTGGCTGTTTGGTTTCAGCCGGGGTGCGTACACCGTTCGCTGCATCGCCAATGTGCTGATGCTCTGTGGCGTGCCGACACGAACACCCACTGGGTCGCTTCCACGATTCCGAAAACAAATCCGGGAAATTGCCGACAAAGCAGTTTTGCGGGTTTATGAGCATGGTGCCGGCCATCCGCGCGCGAAATATGAGGAGGAACGACTGGAACTGGCGCGCCGCTTCCGCCGGGATTTCGGTGCAGGTAGTGAAGATGAAGCAAACGCCGCACCCTATTTCATTGGCGCCTTTGACACGGTCGCTTCGCTCGGAGCGAAGGGGCCGCTTCGGATTTTCCTGGCTATGCTACTGGTATCGCTGATTGCGGTATTGGCCGGTGCTGCTGCCAGTGCGATTCACTGGCTGTTCGACGCAAACTGGGTTACCTCATTCGCTGCGAGCGCACTGTTGATCGGAACCTATTCGCTGGTGTCCCATCTTCGCACTGCGCTCAAGTTCGTGTGGCCGCCAATGCCGGGAAGGCGGTGGCCGCGCTTTCATATTGCTCAATGGAGCGGAAAGAATTTCGACAGATTGTTGAGCAAGTCGGTCATCTATGCGCGCCATGCTATTTCTATTGACGAGAACCGCGCTGACTTTCCGAGGCTGAAATGGGGGTGGGGCACTTCGGTAGCGGCGCCTGAGGAAATCGATGGTGAGGCCAAGCCGTTCGTTCAACTCTGGTTTGCAGGCAACCACTCCGACATTGGGGGCAGCTACCCCGAAGCTGAGTCACGGCTTTCCGATATCGCCCTGCAGTGGATGACCGAAGAGGCTAGGTCGGTGCCATTTCCGCTTCTCCTCAACGATCGGCGACTCCAGCTATACCCGTCACCTGCTGGCGTGCAGCATGATGAGATCGCAGGCATGGCGGATACGATAAGCGGCAGGACGCCAGCCTTTTTGCGATGGCTGACCAAGGGCTGGACCTGGCCGGTCAGGCAACGAGATCCAGCGGATAACGCGACCCTCCACCCTTCGGTTGCTCAGCGCTTCGCTATGGAAACCGTGCCGAGCCAAGGCGCGGATGAACCCTATCGCCCCGAAGCGCTTCGAAATCACGAGCTTTTCAAGCACCTATATTCCTGAGGTCAGTAAGCGTGTGGATGTTGACGCGGATGTTCCGGAGAGGATCACAATGAAGCTCATCGGAGTGATTGTTCCGTTCTTAATGATGCTGATGAGCGCCACCTCCGCATTTGCCCAGCCGGAAGTAAGCCCAAGCGAGCGGGTTCGACGTAATGTCGTCGTGCGGGTCGAGCCCAATGCCGCTTCGCAGCCGATCGGCGCGCTGTCTCCAGGCGACAGTGTTTCGGTGGTCGGTGACGCGCCCGGCTGGCATCAAGTCCGGCTTAGCGATGGCCGGATCGGCTTCGTTAGTAAGGCCTGGACCATTATCAGAAGTGGGCCGGAGCCGCTGATCGACACCGCCGCGCTTAAACTGCATGTCATCGATGTAGGCACTGGTCTAGCCGTGTTCGTGGAGGGCCCATCATTCACGATCCTTTATGACGGCGGGAGTCAGGATGATCTGGCGGACGGTCCTGACAATCGCATCCTGAATTATATCCAAGCGGTCCGTCCCGGCCTTCAGACGATCGATCATCTGATCCTTAGTCATCCGCACAAGGATCATCTGGAACTGCTGCCAGACATATTCGACCGCTTTATGATACACAATGTGTGGGACTCAGGAGCCGTCAACAGAACGCGTGGCTATTGCAGATTCCTGAAGAAAGTCGCAGCCGAACCGGGAGTTCAATACCATAATGCGATTGCCACTGGGGGGACGCATCGCGTCGTGTTCACTGGCAAAACCTGTTCGGGGGAAGTTGTCTTGCCGCAGGCGGCGATGATGACAGCATCACCTGTTGCGCTTGGTCCGGGTGGGACCATGTCGATCTTGTACCGCGATGCCTCGAAGCATCATGATCCCAACGAGAATAGCGTCGTTATTCGCCTGGATTATGCGGGGCGGCGGATTCTTATCGCCGGCGATGCCGAAGGCGGAGCACGTAAGGCGCCGTCGCAGCCGGCCGACGCCAACAGTGTCGAAGGAAAGTTGATTGCCTGCTGCTCAGCAGATTTGCGTTCAGACGTGCTCGTCGTTGGGCATCACGGCAGTATGACGTCGTCACGCCAGGAATTCCTCGACAAGGTTCAGGCATCGACTTTCATCATATCTTCGGGACCACACCCCTACAGCAAGGTCGTCCTTCCCGATGTGGCAATTGAGGATGAGCTTCGGGCACGGGGCGCGCTTTTTCAAACAGACCTTGCTGATGACGATTGCCCAGCCAGCGAAGCCAAGATCGGACCCGATAATGATGAGAGTCCGGGTGGTTGCGACAACGTCATCGTGACTGTCAGCTCAACTGGTCAGGTTGCAACCGGCTATTTCAGGGAAGCGGACTAAGCATCGCAAACTTGCGCTGATCGTCGCTTGCGTTTGTAAATTGGGGCAGCTGTCCTACTTTCGCTCGTCGCACGTCTCGTCCCCGGAGCGGATGTCTTTAGGATGTGATCTCATTGCGGACCGTCCGGACCCAGGGATTGAAATTTTGACTCTGAACGGCCGGGATGGGTCGAAATCCCCGGATGTCGTTGAATCATCTGCAGATTAGCGAAGCGCGGCGCCCACGGCGCCGCGCTCTACTCGTTCACGCCTTCCCAGCTACGGCTTGCTTCAATTCGCCACCGTCCGTGACAGGCGCAGTGCCTGCTTTCACGGTCGGTGCCGACGATTTCGGCTTTGCCGCTGGCTTGGCCGCCTTCGGTGAGCTCGGAGCTTTCCCGGTCCTCTTTGGCTTGATCGTTTCAGCCTCGACCCCAAGGGAAACTGCTTGATCTTTCCTGCCAGCTTTGGGCGCGGGGGCGGGGGCGGGCTTGTCGTCCGTTGGCGTAGCAATAGACAAACGCTTTCGCGCTGTTTGCTTGTCCGCAGATGGTTCCTTTTTTCCGGGCTTGGCCGAGGCAGTCTCTGGAGCAGCTATCTTCGTCGTTTTTGATGCTGTCTTGGCCCTGTCCGCCTTACCCTTTTTTATGCCGACATCGGCTGCTTCGGCGGCGACCACTGTGGTGGGCGGAGCTGGATTGATCTTCGAAGCCGCATCCTTCGGCTGAGCGTCCTCCTTGCCGTTCTTTGTAATCTTCGTGGGCTTTCTACCCAGACCCAGCTTTTCGGCGACGGCTCGCCGGGCATCGGAATAGGCTGGGGCGACCATAGGATAGGACTTGGGTAGATTAAACCGATCGCGATACTGATCCGGCGTCAAACCATGCTGTGCCAGATGTCGCTTCAATGTCTTGTAGGGCTTTCCGTCGATCAGGCTCAGAATGAAATCGCGCGACGCAGTGCTTCTGCGGATCGATACGGCGGGTACGTAACCTTGCGCTTCCGGCTCGACCTGGATCGCGACCGGGTTTGTGGCCAATGCCGCACGTGTCGACTTGATCAGGTCAGCCAGACCGTCGGCAGGAACCGTATTGTTGGAGACGAAGGCGCTCAGTAGCTGGACGGTGAGCGTCGTGAATTCATTGGGTGTTTCATCTGCCATTTATGCGAATCCATGGTGTGGAGGGAGGGAATGGATTACTGCGTGACCAAGAATAATTTGTAAATGCCAGGACCAGACTAGATCGACTTGATGCAGAATGTTGCGCATCCAAAACCGAGGAACACCAATTGAGTACAGCCGGTCTGCTGATACGCCCCATCCGAGCATGTAAAACTTCCCCTCACTTCGTCTTGAAATCGTCCTGTAGACCATGCATCATCCTTTTGCCGGACGGAGAATGCTGACAGCCTTCCGGTAGGATTTCCCTGTCAGGCATCAATACGTCCGTCGTGCGTGTCGGACGGTCAGAACAGATGCGGCAGCATCGTTCGAGACACACCTAGCCAATTCACCCCCGAGTTTTCGGGGCTGTGATGCTGTCGGTCGCATGGCCAGGTGTTTTGTGTCCCGTCCCATTCGTGCTTCCGTCCTGGATGAAGGCTATGGCGAAGAAGTCCCCCAATGCGTCGACGAGCGCTCCATGGACGTCGTCTTGCTGGCGGACGAAGAGATCGACACACCTCTATTAGCCCAGACCTACCGCACCCAGGCGCCGGGTCTGCTCCGTTACTTCAAGCGTCAGACCCGAAACAGCGATGACGCTTGCGATCTGATGCAGGAGGCTTTCGTGAGGCTCACCGCCCATATGCGAAAGACCCCCCTCTCCCATCCGGCATCCTACCTGCAGAAAATTGCGCGCAATCTTCTCGTTGATCGCATCCGCCTTTCCAAGCGCGCGGAAGCCGCCTTCGGGAAACAGACATCAGAAGATGTCGAAATCGCAGTGGAGCCGGATCAGGGGCTTGCGATCGAAGGAGTCGACACCCTGCGTCTCTACCGACAGGCCGTGGCCGCCCTTCCCCAAAAGACGCGGCAGGTCTTTATCATGCAGCGTGCCAAAGGCATGACCTACAAGCAGATATCCGAGGAACTTGGCATTTCTATCCCGACTGTCCAATATCATTTCGGTCGCGCGCTTGCGCGGATCGCGCAGGCACTGGATGGTGAATGATGATGGATAGGCCTTCAGATTTCTTGCGCGACGAGGCGGCAGCATGGTTCGCCGCCATGCGCGGTCCGGCTGCAGCGGACCGGAAGATGGAGTTTGACGCCTGGATGGCCGCCAGCCCATCGCATCGGGCAGCCTATGCGAGGATTAGCGAAATATATAATCTCGGAAAGTGCCTGGAATTCGGTCACGAACCTGCCATCCCGGCCCATCGGCGCCAACGACGGCAGCTGTCCGTTCTGGCTGCCGCCCTGTGTCTCGGCATCATATCGCTCGCCGCTTTTGTCTGGAAACCTCTCCACCCTGGGCCATCAAGCGATGCCTCGCGCTCGATGGCAGTGGCAGCAAATGCGTCGAACCCGATGCAGACCGCCATTGGCGAAATCCGCAGGATCAAACTGGCCGATGGGTCCACCCTCACGCTCGACACCGACAGCCTCGTTCGAGCCGAATTCACGGATTCAGCCAGGACTCTCCATCTCGAGCGCGGGCAGGCCCGCTTCGACGTCGCGCACGAGGCCCGGCCCTTCACAGTCATGGCAGGCGTCCTGTCGGTCACAGCTCATGGCACAGTCTTCGATGTCAGTGCGCGTTCCAACGGGCGCTCTGCTGTGCATCTGCTGCGCGGTTCCGTCGAGGTCACCCAAAGAGCCGGCGTTGAAGGTCGACGAATATTGACGACGAAAATGCTTGCCCCGGGGCAAGCGGCCGAAACCGGATCCGCAGGGCTCAACCTTCTGAAGCAATTTCCCACAAATCCCGCAGGGACCGACTGGCCTTCGCTGCTGCGCCAGTTCGACAAGATTGAACTGGGCGAACTGATCCAGGAAGCGAACCGCTATTCGCGCGTGAAGATCCGGCCGCCTGCGCCCGAAGTTGCGGCAATGCGGGCGTCGGGCACGTTCAGGATCAACGATCCCCAGCGTCTGGCCAGCAATCTTGCACTTCTTCTCGATCTGCGCGCCCGGAATGAGCCAGACGGCACGATCAGTATCACGGCCCAATAAATTTTTCGCGAGCCGGCAGCCCTCTCATAAATCGGTAAATTCGAGCGTGGTCCCCGTCATGCGCCGCAATCGGCGCGCGACAGACAAAGGGGGACATAGTGCGACAGATATTCCATGGATTGGCTTCCTCGGTGTTCAGCATCGCAGCGATCACAACCGCCAGCTATGCCCCGATCGCGATCTCGCAGAGTGATCAAAGGATTGAACTGCATATCGCAGAGCAGGATCTGGCCGCCTCGCTCCAGGCGCTGGGCGCCGCGACGGGGCGTGAGATCCTGTTCCGGCCCGAAGCCGTAGCGGGCAGAACCGCGCCGGCAATCGAGGGCCATTTTACAGCCACGCAGGCGCTCACCATTCTTCTCAGGTCGAGCGATCTGCGCTTTCGCGAGAATGGCAGGAGCCTGGTGATCCGGGGGCGATCGGAAGCGTCGGCGGCGCTAAGTGACGGCGCTGACGCGGCGAACACGCTCTTCGTCACCGGCTCCCGCATAAGAGGCGCGGATGCGCCAGGATCGAACGTCATCCGTCTCGATCGAAAGGCTATCGGCGAAAGCGGCTATGCGTCTGCGCAGCAGATCCTCCAGTCGATCCCCCAAGCCTATGGCGGCGGCGCCAACGAAGCGACGAGCGGCGCCACCGGCGCGAGCGGCGCAAATCTCAACGCGTCCTATGGATCCTCGATCAATCTGCGCGGTCTTGGCCCCTCCTCCACGCTGGTGCTCCTCAACGGCAATCGTCCAGCCCTGGGCGGCTCCGGCGGCGTCTTTGCAGACATATCGATGCTGCCCGTCAGCGCGATCGAGCGGATCGAGGTCCTTCCCGATGGCGCATCCGCGATCTACGGATCCGATGCGGTCGCCGGCGTCGTCAACCTCATCACACGCCGAAAATTCGAGGGGCTCGAAACCGGCCTTCGCTATGGCACGGCTGACGGAGATTTTTCGGAGATCCAGGCCAGCCAGGTCGCCGGCACCAAATGGAGTTCGGGTCGCGCCGTGCTTGCGATCGAATATTATCGTCGCGGTAGCCTTGCGGCAGATGATCGTGATTTCGCAACACAGGACCTGCGCCGTTGGGGCGGTAGCGACTATCGCGTTCAGTTCGCCAACCCCGGAAACATCGTGGCTGGCGGCAAGACCTACGCGATTCCCTCCGGCCAGGACGGAAGTTCGCTTGTTGCATCGGACCTGGTCGCAGGGTCGCTCAACCGACAGGACGGATGGGAGCAGGCCGACCTTCTCCCACGCCAGACGCGCTATTCCGTCTATGGTCGGGTCGAACAGGATGTGACCGACGGCATCACGCTGGACATTGAGGGTCTGTACGCCCGGCGGTCCTTCTCCAAACGCGTGAACCCCGCAGGCTATCAATCCTCCATCACCGTCACACCCGACAATCCCTATTATATCGATCCTATCGGGACAGGCCGCGCGATCAGCGTCCGCTATGATTTCACCGACGAGCTTGGCCCGCGTACCGATCAGGGCAAGGTCGAGGCCCTGGGGTTCAACGGCGGCGGTACGATCGCTCTTGGCGGCTGGGCAATCGATATCCGTGGCACCTATGGGAAACAGATCGAGAATTTCGGGACGATCAATCTTCCCAATACCGCTCGACTGGCCGTCGCTGCGGCGAGCAGCAATCCCTCGATTGCCGTCAATCTCCTTGGGGACGGCAAGGTCAACAGTGCCACGGTGCTCGACTATATTCGCGGATCGACACACTCGCGCTTCGCGTCGACAATATGGTCGGGCGCGGTGCGTGGTGACGGTCCGCTGGTCAACCTCCCCGGTGGCCAGGCGCGCCTTGCCTTGGGCGCCGAGCATCGCGATGAACGCTTCAAATCGCGGTCCGTTTCGGACCAGAGCCGGCTCGAGCCATATGTTTTCACCGGCACGCAGGGCGCGCGCAATATCGAAGCCGTTTATGGCGAAATCTTCGTGCCGGTCATCGGCGCAGCGAACGCCCTGCCCGCATTCCAATCGCTGAGCCTGTCCGCAGCAGTCAGGCACGAGCGGTATAACGACTTCGGCTCCACGACGAACCCGAAGTTCGGGCTATCCTGGAAACCTGTGTCCGGTCTGGAGCTTAAAGGCAGCTTCGGCACCTCTTTCCGGGCGCCGGGGTTCGTGGAACTGCGGCAGACACCGGATTCGGACGTCTATTTCATCTATCCCGTCAGCGATCCGCAGTCACCCACTGGCACCAGCAACGTGATGTACTATCGCGGCAACAAGACCGGCATGAAGCCGGAAAAGGCGCGCACATTCACCCTGGGCTTTGTTTTGGAGCCAGCACTGCTTCCTGGCCTGCGCCTTTCGTCGAGCTATTTTGATATCCGCTATAAAGATCAGATCGTCGATCTGACATCCGCCCTGCTGCAGATGCTGAACAATCG
Above is a window of Sphingobium sp. JS3065 DNA encoding:
- a CDS encoding FecR family protein; the encoded protein is MRDEAAAWFAAMRGPAAADRKMEFDAWMAASPSHRAAYARISEIYNLGKCLEFGHEPAIPAHRRQRRQLSVLAAALCLGIISLAAFVWKPLHPGPSSDASRSMAVAANASNPMQTAIGEIRRIKLADGSTLTLDTDSLVRAEFTDSARTLHLERGQARFDVAHEARPFTVMAGVLSVTAHGTVFDVSARSNGRSAVHLLRGSVEVTQRAGVEGRRILTTKMLAPGQAAETGSAGLNLLKQFPTNPAGTDWPSLLRQFDKIELGELIQEANRYSRVKIRPPAPEVAAMRASGTFRINDPQRLASNLALLLDLRARNEPDGTISITAQ
- a CDS encoding TonB-dependent receptor; protein product: MRQIFHGLASSVFSIAAITTASYAPIAISQSDQRIELHIAEQDLAASLQALGAATGREILFRPEAVAGRTAPAIEGHFTATQALTILLRSSDLRFRENGRSLVIRGRSEASAALSDGADAANTLFVTGSRIRGADAPGSNVIRLDRKAIGESGYASAQQILQSIPQAYGGGANEATSGATGASGANLNASYGSSINLRGLGPSSTLVLLNGNRPALGGSGGVFADISMLPVSAIERIEVLPDGASAIYGSDAVAGVVNLITRRKFEGLETGLRYGTADGDFSEIQASQVAGTKWSSGRAVLAIEYYRRGSLAADDRDFATQDLRRWGGSDYRVQFANPGNIVAGGKTYAIPSGQDGSSLVASDLVAGSLNRQDGWEQADLLPRQTRYSVYGRVEQDVTDGITLDIEGLYARRSFSKRVNPAGYQSSITVTPDNPYYIDPIGTGRAISVRYDFTDELGPRTDQGKVEALGFNGGGTIALGGWAIDIRGTYGKQIENFGTINLPNTARLAVAAASSNPSIAVNLLGDGKVNSATVLDYIRGSTHSRFASTIWSGAVRGDGPLVNLPGGQARLALGAEHRDERFKSRSVSDQSRLEPYVFTGTQGARNIEAVYGEIFVPVIGAANALPAFQSLSLSAAVRHERYNDFGSTTNPKFGLSWKPVSGLELKGSFGTSFRAPGFVELRQTPDSDVYFIYPVSDPQSPTGTSNVMYYRGNKTGMKPEKARTFTLGFVLEPALLPGLRLSSSYFDIRYKDQIVDLTSALLQMLNNRATYAALINDNPSLEMLQAAINSPNFIDYLGLQAADVDVFIDARTQNLAVVRQKGLDFDAQYQFPAGSGTARLGIDGTYLFRFTRAASASAPAIDILNSINNPVDLRLRAHAGWTSGPLSALTSLNYVRGYTNSIVSPAEHVDAWTTIDAQLSYRFENKTGVLQDLAVALSATNLFDKDPPYAAFSFNGITAVGYDPQNANPLGRVVSLQLTKAW